One genomic segment of Mytilus galloprovincialis chromosome 5, xbMytGall1.hap1.1, whole genome shotgun sequence includes these proteins:
- the LOC143077032 gene encoding complement C1q-like protein 4: protein MKEQGIEISHLKDTVKNQQTEIERLNAIITNLQTVNKEINIGSVQTIHDSTSYDNGSEPELYVQSLSLGDSEHDDEIEEEQPRVSRLLTENVPVQSSSVAFYAQLTTSETNVGKHHPIVFDHVNLNVGNGYNKHSGTFTAPKSGIYVFTFTLYPNRGSWMAVNIFKNTEVIAQVYTEMGSGMFSATTPVPVVDMNVGDIAYVRTSSTYQPHGDVFSDVNVKSSFAGWKIADL from the exons ATGAAAGAGCAAGGTATTGAAATCTCTCATTTAAAAGACACGGTTAAGAATCAGCAAACAGAAATTGAAAGACTCAATGCTATCATAACAAATCTGCAAACAGTAAACAAAGAAATTAATATTGGATCTGTCCAGACAATACATGACAGCACATCATATGACAACGGAAGTGAGCCTGAATTATATGTCCAAAGTTTGTCGCTAGGGGACTCAGAACATGATGATGAGATTGAGGAGGAACAACCAAGAG TAAGCCGACTTTTGACAGAAAATGTTCCTGTACAATCCTCTTCTGTTGCATTTTACGCCCAGCTTACTACAAGTGAAACAAATGTGGGGAAGCACCATCCAATAGTATTTGATCATGTGAACTTAAATGTTGGTAATGGATATAACAAACATTCGGGGACTTTTACAGCTCCTAAAAGTGGAATATACGTTTTCACCTTCACTCTCTATCCAAATCGAGGTAGCTGGATGGCAGTGAATATTTTCAAGAACACTGAAGTTATTGCTCAGGTTTATACAGAGATGGGATCTGGTATGTTTAGTGCAACAACACCAGTACCTGTCGTTGATATGAATGTTGGAGATATCGCTTATGTTAGAACCAGTTCCACTTATCAACCACATGGAGATGTTTTTAGTGATGTTAACGTAAAAAGTTCCTTTGCTGGATGGAAAATAGCAGACTTGTAA